In Streptomyces violaceusniger Tu 4113, one DNA window encodes the following:
- the ilvA gene encoding threonine ammonia-lyase produces MAARHGDEDGPGSGSGPASHPTSSASASASTGSAGSDLASGAASGSGGPASASGSEGSGPEGSAPGGPASASVSEGPGTIKRITLDDIRGAQKTLSGISRLTALEGSRYLSGLVGSPVHLKCENLQRTGSFKLRGGYVRISGLSPEERAAGVVAASAGNHAQGVALAASLLGVRSTVFMPEGAPLPKIAATRDYGAEVRLRGQIVDETMRAAQEYAERTGAVFIHPFDHPDIIAGQGTVGLEILEQCPEVRTVVVGIGGGGLAAGIAVAVKALRPDVRVVGVQAEGAAAYPPSLAAGRPVSIEAPVTMADGIKVGRPGDVPFQIIDDLVDEVRTVTEDELSSALLLCLERAKLVVEPAGASPVAALLSAPESFEGPVVAVLSGGNVDPLLMQRILRHGMAAAGRYLSLRLRLTDRPGALATLLGVLSTLDANVLDVSHVRTNPRLGLSEAEVELHLETKGTDHCEEVREALSGAGYTVMA; encoded by the coding sequence ATGGCTGCACGACACGGCGACGAGGACGGGCCCGGCTCCGGGTCCGGCCCGGCCTCGCACCCCACCTCCTCCGCTTCTGCTTCCGCCTCCACGGGTTCCGCGGGGTCTGACCTCGCTTCCGGCGCCGCTTCCGGCTCCGGGGGGCCCGCCTCCGCTTCTGGCTCCGAGGGGTCCGGCCCTGAGGGCTCCGCCCCCGGGGGCCCTGCTTCCGCTTCCGTCTCCGAGGGACCCGGGACGATCAAGAGGATCACTCTCGACGACATCCGCGGAGCGCAGAAGACGCTGTCGGGGATCTCCCGGCTCACCGCGCTGGAGGGCAGCCGCTATCTGTCCGGTCTGGTCGGCTCGCCGGTCCACCTCAAATGCGAGAACCTGCAGCGCACCGGGTCGTTCAAGCTGCGCGGCGGTTATGTGCGGATCTCCGGGCTCAGCCCCGAGGAGCGGGCGGCCGGAGTGGTCGCGGCGAGCGCCGGGAACCATGCGCAGGGCGTCGCCCTCGCGGCCTCGCTGCTGGGGGTGCGCTCGACGGTCTTCATGCCCGAGGGCGCCCCGCTGCCGAAAATCGCGGCCACCCGGGACTACGGCGCCGAGGTGCGGCTGCGCGGCCAGATCGTGGACGAGACGATGCGGGCGGCTCAGGAGTACGCCGAGCGCACGGGCGCGGTCTTCATCCACCCCTTCGACCACCCGGACATCATCGCGGGGCAGGGCACGGTGGGGCTGGAGATCCTGGAGCAGTGTCCCGAGGTGCGCACCGTGGTGGTGGGCATCGGCGGGGGCGGGCTGGCGGCCGGGATCGCGGTGGCGGTGAAGGCGCTGCGGCCGGATGTGCGGGTGGTGGGGGTGCAGGCGGAGGGCGCCGCGGCGTATCCGCCGTCGCTGGCGGCCGGGCGGCCGGTCTCGATCGAGGCGCCCGTGACGATGGCGGACGGCATCAAGGTGGGGCGGCCGGGCGATGTGCCGTTCCAGATCATCGACGATCTCGTCGACGAGGTCCGTACGGTCACCGAGGACGAGCTGTCCAGTGCGCTGCTGCTCTGCCTGGAGCGGGCGAAGCTCGTGGTGGAGCCGGCGGGCGCGAGTCCGGTGGCCGCGCTGCTGTCGGCGCCGGAGTCCTTCGAGGGGCCGGTGGTCGCGGTGCTCTCGGGCGGCAACGTCGATCCGCTGCTGATGCAGCGCATCCTGCGGCACGGCATGGCCGCGGCGGGGCGCTATCTGTCGCTGCGGCTGCGGCTCACCGACCGGCCGGGGGCGCTGGCCACGCTGCTGGGGGTGCTGTCGACGCTGGACGCCAATGTGCTCGACGTCAGCCATGTACGCACCAATCCGCGGCTCGGGCTGAGCGAGGCCGAGGTGGAGCTGCACCTGGAGACGAAGGGGACGGACCACTGCGAGGAGGTCCGGGAGGCGCTGAGCGGGGCCGGGTACACGGTGATGGCCTGA
- a CDS encoding aldo/keto reductase, which translates to MDELHREGLFREFGLSNVSAADVRTVLDICSTNGWVQPTVYQGLYNAVSRRAEDELFWDLAELGMRFHAYNPLAGGAFAPGFASREAEPGSRWDPNLPQGQLYRSRYLNPAYLASLDAMREACGQAGVSPISAALRWLVHHSQLRGEAGDGIILGASSPAHLTQNLAAVAEGPLPAAVVGAIDDAAEIARPNWAEISRVV; encoded by the coding sequence GTGGACGAGCTTCACCGTGAGGGGCTCTTCCGCGAGTTCGGCCTCAGCAATGTCAGTGCGGCGGATGTGCGGACGGTCCTCGACATCTGCTCGACGAACGGATGGGTCCAGCCGACGGTCTATCAGGGGTTGTACAACGCGGTCTCGCGCCGCGCCGAGGACGAGCTGTTCTGGGACCTGGCCGAGCTCGGCATGCGGTTCCACGCCTACAACCCACTCGCGGGAGGCGCCTTCGCACCGGGCTTCGCGTCCAGGGAGGCCGAGCCGGGCTCTCGGTGGGACCCGAACCTGCCGCAGGGGCAGCTCTACCGTTCGCGCTACCTGAACCCGGCTTACCTGGCCTCACTCGACGCGATGCGTGAAGCCTGCGGGCAGGCCGGAGTGTCGCCGATCTCCGCGGCACTGCGCTGGCTGGTGCACCATTCGCAACTGCGCGGCGAGGCGGGAGACGGGATCATCCTCGGGGCTTCCTCACCGGCGCACCTGACCCAGAACCTCGCCGCGGTGGCCGAGGGCCCCCTGCCTGCCGCCGTTGTCGGCGCCATCGACGACGCCGCCGAGATCGCCCGCCCGAACTGGGCCGAGATCTCGCGCGTCGTCTGA
- a CDS encoding aldo/keto reductase, with translation MNSEKAALPQRHLGSQGLQAGAIGLGTMGMTVAYGDSDSARSEATIRRAYELGVTLFDTAEMYGLGEGSSEKLLGRAVEPFRDEVVLATKFGFDMSDPSDIGTRLDSRPQRIREVAENSLRYLRTDHIDLLYQHRVDPDVPIEDVAGTVGELIAEGKVRWFGLSEAGPDIIRRAHAVTPVSVLQTEYSVLERSVEAQILPVIRELGIGFVPYSPLGRGFLTGGVQPATAYPANDMRSRDDRWQPGNYERNLAAIRSLTALAQKRGITVTQLALAWLLAQGDEIVPIPGTRDPDRLAQNVAAARIDLTADELARVQQIVPHGAAGSRYPRERMPSWSAR, from the coding sequence ATGAACAGCGAGAAAGCAGCACTTCCGCAGCGGCACCTCGGATCCCAGGGCCTGCAGGCCGGAGCCATCGGGCTGGGCACGATGGGAATGACCGTGGCGTACGGGGACTCGGACAGCGCCCGGTCCGAGGCCACCATCCGCCGCGCGTACGAGCTGGGCGTGACCCTCTTCGACACGGCAGAGATGTACGGACTGGGCGAGGGCAGCAGCGAGAAGCTGCTGGGCCGGGCGGTGGAACCGTTCCGCGACGAGGTCGTACTGGCGACGAAGTTCGGCTTCGACATGAGCGATCCGTCGGACATCGGCACCCGTCTGGACAGCCGGCCGCAGCGTATCCGGGAGGTCGCCGAGAACAGCCTGCGCTACCTGCGCACCGATCACATCGACCTCCTGTACCAGCACCGCGTCGACCCCGACGTGCCCATCGAGGACGTCGCGGGAACCGTCGGTGAGCTGATCGCCGAAGGCAAGGTGCGCTGGTTCGGCCTGAGCGAGGCGGGGCCGGACATCATCCGCCGCGCGCACGCGGTCACGCCCGTCTCGGTGCTCCAGACCGAGTACTCCGTCCTCGAGCGTTCCGTCGAGGCGCAGATCCTCCCGGTGATCCGCGAACTCGGCATCGGATTCGTGCCGTACTCGCCCCTGGGCCGCGGGTTCCTCACCGGCGGCGTGCAGCCGGCCACAGCGTACCCGGCCAACGACATGCGCAGCCGGGACGACCGCTGGCAGCCCGGCAACTACGAGCGCAACCTGGCCGCCATCCGTTCCCTCACGGCACTGGCGCAGAAACGGGGCATCACGGTCACCCAGCTCGCCCTGGCGTGGCTGCTGGCTCAGGGAGACGAGATCGTGCCCATCCCGGGCACGCGTGATCCGGACCGGCTGGCCCAGAACGTCGCCGCTGCCCGGATCGACCTCACCGCGGACGAGCTGGCCCGCGTCCAGCAGATCGTGCCGCACGGCGCCGCCGGCTCGCGCTACCCGCGGGAGCGCATGCCCAGTTGGTCCGCTCGGTGA
- a CDS encoding AraC family transcriptional regulator, translated as MPADLAELISRHRTQPRTPSAVPRLRVVALDTPVPPTDLTYTPMVCLVARGAKRTVVGARSRVARAGEMYLNPVTMPVVAVFEEVPYRSAVLHLDARLLADVAADARPARGPYEPEALGSVRADPDVLDALARWARLLDTPEDIPALAEHREAELLYRLLESPLGAQLRACVLADSATGRMRQVARWITEHAAEPLRVEDIAREARMSPTTLHRQFRAVMGTSPRRFQKGVRLQDARRRILAEGETATEAATAVGYVSTSQFNREYRQAYGLPPLQDAVRIRRHLAGLADAAHEGEPDTTG; from the coding sequence ATGCCAGCCGATCTCGCCGAGTTGATCAGCCGCCACCGCACCCAGCCGCGAACCCCCAGCGCGGTGCCCCGGCTGCGCGTCGTCGCGCTGGACACGCCGGTCCCGCCGACCGATCTCACCTACACGCCGATGGTCTGCCTGGTGGCCCGCGGCGCCAAACGCACCGTGGTCGGCGCCCGCAGCCGGGTGGCACGAGCGGGCGAGATGTACCTGAATCCGGTGACGATGCCGGTCGTCGCCGTGTTCGAAGAGGTTCCGTATCGCTCCGCGGTGCTCCACCTGGACGCGCGCCTGCTCGCGGACGTGGCGGCCGATGCGAGGCCCGCGCGAGGCCCTTACGAGCCCGAGGCCCTGGGAAGCGTGCGGGCCGACCCCGACGTACTCGACGCACTGGCACGCTGGGCCCGCCTGCTCGACACACCCGAGGACATTCCCGCGCTGGCGGAACACCGGGAGGCCGAGCTTCTGTACAGGCTGCTGGAAAGCCCCCTGGGCGCGCAGCTGCGCGCGTGCGTCCTGGCGGACTCGGCCACCGGCCGGATGCGCCAGGTGGCCCGGTGGATCACCGAGCACGCAGCCGAACCGCTGCGCGTCGAGGACATCGCGCGCGAGGCCCGGATGAGCCCCACCACCCTGCATCGCCAGTTCCGGGCCGTCATGGGGACAAGTCCGCGCCGGTTCCAAAAGGGCGTACGCCTGCAGGACGCGCGCCGTCGGATCCTCGCCGAGGGAGAGACAGCAACCGAGGCGGCGACCGCCGTCGGCTACGTCAGCACCTCCCAGTTCAACCGCGAATACCGTCAGGCGTACGGCCTTCCGCCTCTGCAGGACGCCGTACGAATCCGCCGGCACCTCGCCGGCCTCGCCGACGCGGCCCACGAGGGAGAACCGGACACCACAGGATGA
- a CDS encoding daunorubicin resistance protein DrrA family ABC transporter ATP-binding protein translates to MPGAIHAEGLVKTFGDVRALDGVDLDVPEGTVLGLLGPNGAGKTTAVRVLTTLLRPDSGTAVVAGVDVLKNPDEVRRSIGLSGQFAAVDEYLTGRENLQMVGQLYQMGARAARARASELLERFSLAEAADRTAKTYSGGMRRRLDLAAALVVSPPVMFMDEPTTGLDPRNRQALWEVIQELVAGGTTLLLTTQYLEEADHLAHDICVIDRGRVIARGTSDQLKAHTGGERVEVVVHEREHIAVAQEVLRVLGKGETTVQEHTRQVTVPVVGGAKLLAEVIRELDTRGVEIDDIGLRRPTLDDVFISLTGRGTEDGLQGGGEAESKGVE, encoded by the coding sequence ATGCCAGGCGCTATTCACGCCGAGGGTCTGGTGAAGACCTTCGGCGACGTAAGGGCTCTGGACGGCGTCGACCTCGACGTACCGGAAGGAACCGTGCTCGGACTGCTCGGCCCCAATGGCGCCGGCAAGACCACCGCGGTGCGCGTGCTCACCACGCTGCTGCGCCCGGACAGCGGAACGGCGGTGGTCGCGGGGGTGGACGTGCTGAAGAACCCCGACGAGGTCCGCCGCTCCATCGGGCTGTCCGGCCAGTTCGCCGCCGTGGACGAGTATCTGACCGGCCGCGAGAACCTCCAGATGGTCGGCCAGCTCTACCAGATGGGAGCGCGGGCGGCCAGAGCCCGCGCGAGTGAGCTGCTGGAGCGGTTCAGCCTCGCGGAGGCGGCCGACCGCACCGCCAAGACGTACTCCGGCGGGATGCGCCGGAGGCTGGACCTCGCCGCGGCCCTGGTGGTCAGCCCGCCCGTGATGTTCATGGACGAGCCGACCACCGGTCTTGACCCGCGCAACCGGCAGGCGCTGTGGGAGGTCATCCAGGAGCTGGTGGCCGGTGGCACGACGCTGCTGCTGACCACGCAGTATCTGGAGGAGGCGGACCATCTGGCGCATGACATCTGCGTGATCGACCGCGGCCGGGTCATCGCCCGCGGCACCTCCGACCAGCTCAAGGCCCATACGGGCGGGGAGCGGGTGGAGGTCGTGGTGCATGAGCGCGAGCACATCGCGGTCGCCCAGGAGGTCCTGCGGGTCCTGGGCAAGGGCGAGACGACCGTGCAGGAGCACACCCGTCAGGTCACCGTCCCGGTCGTGGGCGGCGCCAAGCTGCTCGCCGAGGTCATCCGCGAACTGGACACCCGCGGTGTGGAGATCGACGACATCGGGCTGCGCCGCCCGACCCTGGACGACGTGTTCATCTCCCTCACCGGCCGTGGGACCGAGGACGGACTCCAGGGCGGCGGCGAGGCCGAGAGCAAGGGAGTCGAGTGA
- a CDS encoding ABC transporter permease — MAVVEETGATVAAAPRPRGGPLRSVRDSLVVAKRNLLRMMRIPEMVVFGLVQPIMFVVLFSYVFGGAIMVPGQASADATVYREFLMAGIFAQTVTFATAGAGAGIADDMNKGLIDRFRSLPMARGAVLTGRTLADLVQTALTLVVLAIVAVIVGWRIHDGALKALGAFGLLLLLGYAFSWIGALIGLSVRTPEAATSGGLIWLFPLTFISNAFVPSSKMPAVLGHIADWNPFSATVQASRQLFGNPEGVVSDAWPMQHPALASVLWSLLIIVLFRTLAVRKYRSATA; from the coding sequence ATGGCCGTCGTCGAGGAGACCGGTGCCACCGTCGCGGCGGCCCCCCGGCCGCGCGGCGGACCGCTGCGCTCCGTCCGGGACTCGCTGGTGGTCGCCAAGCGCAATCTCCTGCGGATGATGCGCATCCCGGAGATGGTGGTGTTCGGCCTGGTGCAGCCGATCATGTTCGTGGTGCTGTTCAGCTATGTGTTCGGTGGCGCGATCATGGTTCCGGGGCAGGCCAGCGCGGATGCCACGGTGTATCGCGAGTTCCTGATGGCGGGGATCTTCGCGCAGACCGTGACGTTCGCCACGGCGGGCGCGGGGGCGGGGATCGCCGACGATATGAACAAGGGGCTGATCGACCGCTTCCGGTCACTGCCGATGGCGCGTGGCGCGGTGCTCACCGGCCGTACGCTCGCGGATCTCGTGCAGACGGCGCTGACACTGGTGGTGCTGGCGATCGTCGCGGTCATCGTGGGCTGGCGGATCCATGACGGCGCCCTGAAGGCGCTGGGCGCGTTCGGGCTGCTGCTTCTGCTCGGCTACGCCTTCTCGTGGATCGGCGCGCTGATCGGCCTGTCGGTACGGACGCCGGAGGCGGCCACCTCGGGCGGGCTGATCTGGCTCTTCCCGCTGACGTTCATCTCGAACGCCTTCGTGCCGTCCAGCAAGATGCCCGCCGTGCTGGGCCATATCGCCGACTGGAACCCCTTCAGCGCGACGGTGCAGGCGTCCCGGCAGCTCTTCGGCAATCCGGAGGGCGTGGTCTCGGACGCCTGGCCGATGCAGCATCCGGCGCTGGCGTCGGTCCTCTGGTCACTGCTGATCATCGTGCTCTTCCGGACGCTGGCGGTGCGCAAATACCGCTCGGCGACCGCCTGA
- the greA gene encoding transcription elongation factor GreA, with protein MTQTSENVTWLTQEAYDQLKAELEYLSGPARVEIAKKIEAAREEGDLRENGGYHAAKEEQGKQELRVRQLTQLLQQAKVGEAPADTGVVAPGMVVTIAFDGDPDDTLTFLLASREYASANIETYSPQSPLGSGVNGKKVGQDAEYELPNGRTASVRILEAKPYQG; from the coding sequence GTGACCCAGACCAGCGAGAACGTCACCTGGCTGACCCAGGAGGCGTACGACCAGCTCAAGGCCGAGCTGGAGTACCTGTCGGGTCCCGCACGTGTCGAGATCGCGAAGAAGATCGAGGCTGCCCGGGAGGAAGGTGACCTCCGCGAGAACGGGGGCTACCACGCCGCCAAGGAAGAGCAGGGCAAGCAGGAGCTCCGAGTGCGTCAGCTGACGCAGCTCCTGCAGCAGGCGAAGGTCGGCGAGGCACCCGCGGACACCGGCGTGGTCGCCCCCGGCATGGTGGTCACCATCGCGTTCGACGGCGACCCGGACGACACCCTGACCTTCCTGCTCGCCTCTCGTGAGTACGCGAGCGCGAACATCGAGACCTACTCGCCGCAGTCCCCGCTGGGCTCGGGTGTGAACGGCAAGAAGGTCGGCCAGGACGCGGAATACGAGCTGCCCAATGGCCGCACCGCCTCAGTGCGGATCCTGGAGGCCAAGCCGTACCAGGGCTGA
- a CDS encoding DUF4307 domain-containing protein, with the protein MAAVREGLPDGRYGRSADARADRTLKIVGAVLGAGLLALIAWFGYDYIAGQDVSGRLTGFKVVADDAVDVRLEITKDKDATGVCTVRTLDEYHDEVGRKDFTFDQREGDLVKVVTVRTTARATSAELIGCEPGR; encoded by the coding sequence ATGGCCGCCGTGCGCGAGGGTCTTCCCGACGGGCGATACGGCCGGTCCGCGGACGCGCGTGCCGACCGCACGCTGAAGATCGTCGGCGCGGTGCTCGGTGCCGGGCTGCTGGCCCTGATCGCGTGGTTCGGATACGACTACATCGCCGGTCAGGACGTCAGCGGCCGGTTGACCGGTTTCAAGGTGGTCGCCGACGACGCCGTCGACGTCCGGCTGGAGATCACCAAGGACAAGGACGCCACCGGTGTCTGCACCGTGCGTACCCTGGATGAGTACCACGACGAGGTCGGCCGGAAGGACTTCACCTTCGACCAGCGCGAGGGCGACCTGGTCAAGGTGGTGACCGTGCGCACCACGGCCCGGGCGACCAGCGCCGAGCTGATCGGCTGCGAGCCCGGACGATAA
- the mca gene encoding mycothiol conjugate amidase Mca, whose product MTEQLRLMAVHAHPDDESSKGAATMAKYVSEGVDVLVATCTGGERGSILNPKLQGDPYIEANIHEVRAKEMDEAREILGVKQEWLGFVDSGLPEGDPLPPLPEGCFALQDVEAAAEPLVRLIRSFKPQVITTYDENGGYPHPDHIMTHKITMVAFEAAGDPEKYPEAGEPWQPQKLYYNQGFNRARTVALHEALLARGLDSPYEEWLERWKTFNRPERTLTTYVPCADFFEIRDKALIAHRTQIDPDGGWFRVPMDVQREVWPTEEYELAKSLVDTSLPEDDLFAGIRNN is encoded by the coding sequence TTGACTGAGCAGCTGCGTTTGATGGCCGTGCATGCGCACCCCGATGACGAGTCGAGCAAGGGCGCGGCCACCATGGCCAAGTACGTGTCTGAGGGGGTGGACGTGCTGGTCGCGACCTGCACAGGTGGAGAGCGCGGCTCCATCCTCAATCCCAAGCTCCAGGGTGATCCCTACATCGAGGCGAACATTCACGAGGTCCGCGCCAAGGAGATGGACGAGGCGCGCGAGATCCTCGGCGTCAAGCAGGAGTGGCTGGGCTTTGTGGACTCCGGACTCCCCGAGGGCGATCCGCTGCCGCCACTGCCCGAGGGCTGCTTCGCACTGCAGGACGTCGAGGCAGCGGCGGAGCCCCTGGTGCGGCTGATCCGCTCGTTCAAGCCGCAGGTGATCACCACCTATGACGAGAACGGCGGCTATCCCCACCCCGACCACATCATGACCCACAAGATCACGATGGTGGCCTTCGAGGCGGCCGGTGACCCCGAGAAGTACCCGGAGGCGGGGGAGCCCTGGCAGCCGCAGAAGCTCTACTACAACCAGGGCTTCAACCGGGCGCGCACCGTCGCCCTGCATGAGGCGCTGCTGGCCCGCGGGCTGGACTCGCCGTACGAGGAGTGGCTGGAGCGCTGGAAGACCTTCAACCGGCCCGAGCGCACCCTGACCACCTATGTGCCCTGCGCCGACTTCTTCGAGATCCGCGACAAGGCGCTGATCGCGCACCGTACGCAGATCGATCCCGATGGCGGCTGGTTCCGGGTGCCCATGGACGTCCAGCGGGAGGTCTGGCCCACCGAGGAGTACGAGCTCGCCAAGTCACTTGTGGACACTTCCCTCCCCGAGGACGACCTCTTCGCGGGCATCCGCAACAATTGA